The Mauremys mutica isolate MM-2020 ecotype Southern chromosome 1, ASM2049712v1, whole genome shotgun sequence genome has a segment encoding these proteins:
- the LOC123345459 gene encoding histone H1-like, with amino-acid sequence MSETAPVAAPAVSAPGAKTSTKKPKKAAASSKARKPPGPSVTELITKAVSASKERKGLSLAALKKVLAAGGYDVEKNNSRIKVGLKSLVSKGILVQTKGTGASGSFKLNKKPGEIKEKAPKKKPAAKPKKPAAKKPSSAAKKPKKAAAVKKSPKKVKKPAASAVKKAAKSPKKVKAAKPKKAAKSPAKAVKPKAAKPKPTKAKTAKAKKAAPKK; translated from the coding sequence ATGTCGGAAACTGCGCCTGTTGCAGCTCCTGCTGTCTCCGCTCCCGGGGCAAAAACCTCAACAAAAAAACCGAAGAAGGCAGCAGCTAGTTCTAAAGCCCGCAAGCCTCCAGGTCCCAGCGTGACCGAGCTGATCACCAAGGCGGTGTCCGCTTCCAAGGAGCGCAAAGGGCTCTCCTTAGCCGCTCTTAAGAAGGTTTTGGCCGCCGGAGGGTACGATGTGGAGAAGAACAACAGCCGCATCAAGGTAGGATTAAAGAGCCTGGTGAGCAAAGGCATTTTGGTACAGACCAAAGGTACCGGCGCTTCTGGTTCTTTCAAACTCAACAAGAAGCCTGGTGAGATCAAGGAAAAGGCTCCCAAGAAGAAGCCAGCGGCAAAGCCTAAGAAACCAGCTGCCAAGAAGCCCTCCAGCGCCGCCAAGAAACCCAAAAAGGCTGCGGCCGTGAAAAAGAGCCCGAAAAAAGTCAAGAAGCCAGCGGCTTCCGCAGTCAAGAAAGCGGCCAAGAGCCCGAAAAAAGTGAAAGCCGCCAAGCCCAAGAAGGCAGCTAAGAGCCCGGCTAAAGCGGTGAAACCAAAAGCTGCCAAGCCCAAGCCAACAAAGGCCAAAACCGCGAAGGCGAAGAAGGCAGCGCCCAAAAAGTAA
- the LOC123345503 gene encoding histone H2B 8, with translation MPEPAKSAPAPKKGSKKAVTKTQKKGDKKRRKTRKESYSIYVYKVLKQVHPDTGISSKAMGIMNSFVNDIFERIAGEASRLAHYNKRSTITSREIQTAVRLLLPGELAKHAVSEGTKAVTKYTSSK, from the coding sequence ATGCCTGAGCCGGCGAAATCTGCTCCTGCTCCTAAGAAGGGGTCTAAGAAGGCAGTGACCAAGACCCAGAAGAAGGGAGATAAAAAACGTAGAAAAACTAGGAAGGAAAGTTATTCAATTTACGTGTACAAAGTATTGAAGCAAGTTCATCCGGATACCGGCATTTCTTCTAAGGCCATGGGGATCATGAACTCTTTTGTAAATGACATTTTCGAACGTATTGCTGGGGAAGCGTCTCGTCTGGCGCATTACAACAAGCGTTCGACCATCACTTCCCGGGAGATCCAGACCGCTGTGCGCCTGCTTCTGCCAGGGGAGTTGGCCAAACACGCTGTGTCTGAGGGCACCAAGGCCGTCACCAAGTACACCAGCTCTAAGTAA